DNA from Lemur catta isolate mLemCat1 chromosome 7, mLemCat1.pri, whole genome shotgun sequence:
TCTGTATGAGTTTTTATGCAACTAGAAAATGGCCAATTAAAGTTTTTCCACACAAGTTTCTGAGGGAAACAGGGAGCTCTTGAATAAAGACTCTATTTTCATCCCTAGCTTGAACTACTTCTCTACCTGAACACAGACAGTGTGTGGGTGGAAGGAGCTGCTATATTTTCTCACCATTTGAACATTCTGCGTCCACCCAAGTCCACCCTGACACACTGAGTGGCAGCCAAAGCATCTTGtacctcattcctttttcctcttttctctttaagTCAGAACAGGCAAGATGATGCCAGTTTGATTATGGTGGCAGAGGGAGAATCACTGTCATCCATGTCTGTTTAGTTCTATATATTTATCACTGCGTCCCCAGtgtccagcctgctgcctggcacagagtaaatagGCAGAGGCTTTATAAATCTTTGTTGCATAATTCCAGTTGAGAGCACCGGCTACATAACTTTGGGCACGCTACACAACCTTTATGCCTCaccatttttaaataactttaaaccTGACTTGGAGGATCTAGGTAGATTAGTTTTGCTGAGCTATATAAATACTCGTTAGATCCATGGCTATATATTTCCCACAGTATGTACTCTTATAAAGCTGATCTCTGGCACTTATAGCAATCCCTTGCAAGTGCAAACGTTCTACTTTTATAATCATCTGCCCATGCATTTTCTTGTTTGATCCATGGTAGCCTCTTGGTTCCTAGCCCAGTGCTTTTTCTGCTCGAAGACGACAGATGGAGCCTATTAAATCTTGCTGGACTTGCTCTTTTTTGAAACCCCCATTAGTTTTCTGAGGTGCAGTGCAGGGTTTGGGGAGCATTAATAATCTCAAAGAGCAGACAATCTCGAGGTCTTTCCCTTGTAGCCTTGGAATGTGTAAGTATCACCTATCCCAGGTGTATTTACCATTGGCTGATGTAAAAATGAGGCTGTGGGCCTTGGGCAGACGTGACTAGTTGGGGGCAAAGATAACCCAGAGTTACAGGGCTCTACCAGGGGAGGCTTGTCTGGAAGTGAAATATTTCTGTGCCCGAACGACAATTAGATGATAGATCGCTGGGAATGTTAAATGCTGATGTTCTTAATGCCGTGGAACGTGGTGGGTTCATGATGGCATTAAGGATTCACTTTATTTCTGTGGATCCTTAAAAGCCAGCAATTTCAGCTATTTTGTAGGCTTCAAAAACAGGAAATTGCTGCTTCAGTGTTCTATTCAGACTTTCCCAGAAACTTAGTTTATCTAAACTGCCTGGGACCAAATATTTCCCTCTGAGGCCACATGGATTCGTGTTTCTTCTCCCTGCCTGGAGATTTTGTGGAGATACTGTTTGTTTTCTCTAATCTTAATGATTGGCTGTTCTATCTAGAATTTGATTGGCTGTTCTATCTAGAATTCTAAATCATTCTGGACCAGTTTAGGAATTTCGAGAACGCAGGGTAGAATTGTTTTTGAAGATAGTAAAACTTTCTAGCTCCTCTGAAGATCAGTAACCACGGGGCAACCTTGGTCTTCTTTACAGTTCTCCTCCGCCCATGGCAAAATGGATGTAGCTGATGCCCAGAAGGATCACACTAAAGTGTACTTTGAGTTAGGagaccctctccccagcccccttcATGCTGTTCACTGTCTCAACATGAAAGCCCTAGTCACTGTTTTGGGATTTTGATTTACAGAGATTTCAGGAACTGGCTATAGCCTTAAAGACCAGGAGACCTCCCtaagtttttccattttctcccttgAGCATCTGCCTTTCTCCATCATTCATAGATCAGCCTGATTTAGGTGGAACCACTGTTTGTGCACTGTCATTCCAGAACCCATTTGGCAAAGTCCTCCGGCGGCACCGTTATTGGTCTGATGCTGATACGGCCAATTATTCTGATTATCCTGACATCTGGCAAACGggcaattttattttgtatttatttattcatcagtcGTGCTTTCCAGAAGAGACTTGAAGTGGCTTATAAAAATGCATAACATGCagcaagataaattaaaaatgaggaatGAGATTTGGGCAAAGGGAAAGTGCAGGTGGGCAGAGGACAATGAGGAGCTGGGAGCAAGGCTGGCTGACATGACTTCTGTCTCGCAACTTAAATCCGTGCTGGAGATGGCGGGCCTTGGTGGGCGCAGACTCTTCATTACAGCTTGATTCTGATGACAGCCGTGAGCCTCTCTTCAACCCCCCCATCCCTCCAGACGGACACAAAGAATAATGATGATACTACAAAAAGGAGGGCATGCATAGTGTTTTCAACTCAGAACTGGGGTCATTTGCTAAAATCTTTATTTAACTTATATTCCTCTCTCCTTGCCCAAGTGTAAGAGGGTAAGGTATGAAAAGCCACAAACGAAGTCGTGGGCATAAAAGAGGTGCTCACTACGTGGTAGTTCTCCTTAGTATTGGACTCAAGAGGCATGAGACAGTGGTTGGGAGCATGACCCTTGAGTCTGACAGAGTCTGCACATTCCTGCATGGGATTTGCCTAAActaagttacttaatctctgcAAGCCCCTGTTTCCCAGTTTATAAATAGGAGTAACAAGAATATGTCCTGTGTTGGGGTGTTGTGAGAAGTAAACGAGGCAGTTTGACATAAATTGCATAGAACAGTGTTTAGTACAGTGAGTACTCTCTTAGTGCCtgtcattaatattaatagatttttttccctctgccatTGGGCTTTTAAGAGAAGAGAGATCACCATGTTACCGCACAGGATGCAGCGTCTGAGGTCCTTTAGCGCAGTCTTTCCACGTGAGGACGCAGACCCCGAGATGGGCAGCCCCTGCTTCGGTGGCAGCACCCAGACGTGAGTTCAGGCCTTCAAGTGCTGTTCCCAGCCTTCCTGCCACATACTGCCTCTGGCCCAGCACGAGCCACTGCTGTGCCCCCACCATGCCACTTCCCCCAGGGGAAAATAGCTCTCCCCCTCCCTAGCAGAGACCAAAAGTGTCTCTCAGGGCAGTGGTGGAACATAGCGTGTCTCTGGACCTGTGCTTCCCCAGCTGGGGCTGCCTGAAGCTGGTCAGCAGTGTCCCACTTCCCAGGCCGAGTCATGGGCCGTGGTGCCGGTGAGCAGAAAGCACAGGGAATTCGGAGCCAGAAGTCCTGGTGCCGTTATTAGCTTTGTGGTCTTGGGAAAGTGGCTTACCTACTCTGAGCCTCGTTTTACTCAGTAACACAGTGGGGACAAATTAAATTTCTGAGTGGCTGAACCACCTAGTGGTTGAAGGATCACTTTGGAAACCACTGAACGTGTTCAATGGTGACTCTGTCCTAGGCACAGCGCATGCTGTTTCTATTCACGGTATCTTCTCCTTGTCACAGCACAGCAGGGCTGTCACTGCTACTGCCGGGGTGTCGAACCTGAGACTCTCAAAGTCGAGTAGCTTGTCCAAGGGCACACAAATAGAAATGACTGAATCTGTCTTTGGAACAAGCTCTGTCTGTCTTCAGGGCCTATTTTCGTAGCCACTGTGCTAGATTTCTGGGATTCCAGCCTTACCTTGATGCTGGGTGATCTTAGGTTGATCATCGAGGCTCTGGTACCTCAGGGGCATCTCTCTGCCATCAGGAGGCTAACACTTCTGGGCAAAGTGGCCTCAAATGTGTTTCACAAGAACCTGAAAAactctgtatattttttaatgagagcAGGGTGGTCCATTGCTGGTGATTTATGTCTTTATAGTCTATTATTTGTGGATAAATGATGTGCACAAATAAATATAGTTACCTGATTCCCAGAATATCTGCTACAATGTCACCTTTTCAATGAGTCTTTTTTGACAGTCCTATTTAATACCCTTCTCCTTACTTTGATACTTTTAATTACTCACACCCTGCAGTATTCATTTTTTGTAGCACTTATTATCTTCTATCAtggtagaaaaatatatttcttcttttttaaacatatattgtACGTGCCTGGCTCCATTAGAATTACCACTCCGCAAAGGGAGGAATCTCTGTCTGTTTTGTTCCAAGCAAGCAGGAGAGCGCCTGGCACTCAGTAGATTctcactgaataaataaataaatatagcctctttttttcctttggtcagGTCAGGATGATTTGCATGAACTCCTCTTAAGAACACAGCAAGTCATTGTTTGGGGAGAAGATCAGGAAAAGATTTGGCCCTAAGTATaggaaaacaacctaaatatttacattatcaaaaatttagtaagggggaaaaaaaccaccagATGCTGACCTTTATTCCACCATTAGATCAACTCTTGCCAACATTGATCCAAATTTTACTTTGTCATTTATCTGAAGTACTGTGAGATCTTTCTCAAAGTCTGTTTTTGTTTCAAGGATGGAAAGAGGACATGAAGGATCACCTCTGAAGTTCACATTCActattttcattaccccaaatcATCAGCATCCAAAGGCCACAGAGACAGGATTGTCCGAATACCTGGCAAGATCCCCATCTGTATTAGCATTCTAAACTCAGTGCGACGCTTTGTCCCTTAATGGGCTTTGCAGGCTAACTCTGGAATGGCTTGATTCATGTATCTCACTGATTGATAATGAcgtggcatttaaaaaaatgggataGGTCCTTTGGAATAACAGCAGAACTTGGAAATCAGGCCATGGTGCTTGGCAGGAACAGAGAAGAAGCAGCAACTTGGCAGGCAACAGGCTGCAGAGGTTCTAACTGTGCTGGTCTCCACGGTTCACTGTCTGGCACCCAAACCCGTGGTGCTCATGTGGACATCAAAAACAACCCCCACAAGGTAGAGTTGATCTTGGAACTTCAGGGGGCTGTGGACTTGCAGGTGATTCTAGAATGTATATGAACCTAAGAGCATGTCACTCACATTATCccagaatttagaaaatatttaatgtaattctaAGTGTATGTCAGACGATGTGCGACATACACTGTATAAATAAGGTCCTTCACAATAATATTGTGACTTTGGCATTATAATCCCAATTTAACTAAGAAGGAGGCcgaggttcagaaaggttaattaacttgcttAAGGTCTGAAGGGATTTAAACCTACGTCTGCTTTCAAAGCCCATGTCCTTAATACGACACCTCTATGGCTTCTCCAACAAAGAGTTTTCTGGCTCTGCCTGAGGCTGTCCTAGGTTTCCAATTTGGGACATGGCAGCAGTTTGGAAATACCTAATCGAGTTCTAGCCCAGGCTTTGCCTGTTTACTAATAGTGAAATCTGGAACCGGTCACTTCGCCTCTTTGACCCTCATATTCTTCGGTCAGAAATGGGATTAACAATATGTGCTCTCAAGGACTTCTGAAGGATCAAGTGAAATAAAGTTTGTGAAAAAtgcaaagtgctttacaaatgtaAAAGATTATTATCATCACTGAGCAACAATCAAGTCAAGCCAGGATCACCTGAATTTACCTTCaatgagatttcattttatttttttttaaatttcaacagaTGACCTTGGGTTCGTGGCAGAGAACAGCACCATGGTTACGGGATTTGTGCTGGTGGGGTTCCAGCTGCAGGCAGAGCTGCAGATGGGTCTCTTCTTTGTGTTTCTGGCCCTTTACCTCGTCACCGTGGGGAGCAACCTCGGCATGATGGTGCTAATTCAGAGTGACCCTCGGCTCCAGAcgcccatgtacttcttcctcagCCACCTCTCCTTCCTGGACATTTGCTACTCTTCTGTTATTGTCCCTCAGTTGCTTGCGACTTTGGGGACAGATAAGAAGGTCATCACCTATGAGCACTGTGCCAGCCAGTTCTTCTTTTTCACCTTCTGTGCTAGCGCTGAATGTCTCCTTTTGGCCgtgatggcctatgaccgctacGTGGCTGTGTGTAACCCCCTGCTCTATGCCACGGCCATGACACCACACACCCACCTGGGGCTGGTGGCTGGGGCATATGCTGGTGGCATGGTCAATTCCATGGTCCGCACTGGGTGTACCTTCTCCATCTCCTTCTGCAAGTCCAATCGTGTAGACTTCTTCTTTTGTGACCTCCCACCCCTGTTGAAGCTTGCTTGTAGTGAAACTAGGCCACAGGAGCAGGTAATCTACATCTTAGCTTTCTTGGTCATCACAACCAGCATTTCAGTGATTCTTATATCCTACCTATTCATCATTCGGGCTATTCTGAAGATTCGTGCAGCAGGTGGCAAAGCTAAGACCTTCTCCACCTGTGCGTCTCACATGGCTGCAGTGGCTCTTTTCTTTGGGACACTCATATTCATATACCTGAAAGGTAACATGGGCAGATCCCTTGGGGAAGACAAGATTGTGTCGGTATTTTACACTGTGGTTATCCCCATGCTAAACCCAAtcatctacagcctgaggaacaaAGAAGTAAAGGAGGCTATGAAGAAAATTTTCAATAGGATGAGGGTTTCCCAAGCAGAGTAAAGACTTGAGCTCTATCAATCCAGAAGTTTCTGCAAATCATCCTCTAGGCTTTTGTCTTGTCCTCTTAACACATGAAATAGATCTCATAATTACAAAGACATATTAAGGCAAAAAAA
Protein-coding regions in this window:
- the LOC123642139 gene encoding olfactory receptor 9I1-like, whose product is MLPHRMQRLRSFSAVFPREDADPEMGSPCFGGSTQTSFGITAELGNQAMVLGRNREEAATWQATGCRGSNCAGLHGSLSGTQTRGAHVDIKNNPHKVELILELQGAVDLQVILEYDLGFVAENSTMVTGFVLVGFQLQAELQMGLFFVFLALYLVTVGSNLGMMVLIQSDPRLQTPMYFFLSHLSFLDICYSSVIVPQLLATLGTDKKVITYEHCASQFFFFTFCASAECLLLAVMAYDRYVAVCNPLLYATAMTPHTHLGLVAGAYAGGMVNSMVRTGCTFSISFCKSNRVDFFFCDLPPLLKLACSETRPQEQVIYILAFLVITTSISVILISYLFIIRAILKIRAAGGKAKTFSTCASHMAAVALFFGTLIFIYLKGNMGRSLGEDKIVSVFYTVVIPMLNPIIYSLRNKEVKEAMKKIFNRMRVSQAE